A stretch of the Thermus thermophilus genome encodes the following:
- a CDS encoding DUF11 domain-containing protein translates to MRAILVLLVLLPGLAQAQVVTPFAKRFEANERGEIRMVGNTLMCAQGSGTYGCNTTTMNNPNANNNTNMVFLNADPANPTWPTGRGGSSAAQLSLPPGAQVLWAGLYWGARAGQSASGRNTIYLKPPGATAYQAITGSLLGTITTQGTSTSRPYVAFADVTGLVASAGSGTYWVGGILAQTGNDGLGYYAGWSLVVVYRDPSATFKNLVVYDGLASVSSGNNVLITLSGFLTPLVGPVNARVGAVAYEGDGGITGDQLLLNGSALSDAQNPVNNFFNSSISDLGSRFTNKTPDFVNQMAVDVDLVDATGRIPNGATSATVQFTSSQDVYFPAVMAFAVDLYLPDLVTTFTKTVSDLNGGDLRVGDLLEYAVSFTNTGLDGATNVVVVDPIPAGTQYVPGSLRVVQNALGAPTGTFTDAPGDDIAEYSPSCPEAGGGPCVRFRLGTGANASQGGLIPPGQGAEVRFRVQVLPEAAGSTLVNTARVNYNAQTLGTSYSKEATVSASVTVVGFTLAGQVYHDLEPNGLKSPGESWSDGATVWVKLLQGGSVVAQVQVDPGSGVFSFTGVAPGSYTLFLDDNNNLSDTTPTPPSGWLFVNPPSGSLSLNVSQNLSGLDFGLFHGARLVGTVFYDDGEGGGAANDAWQTGGERGVPGVAVTAQGSAARSATTDGQGRYVLYVPWNFGSFTLSHPLRPATGWNDGSTAHKVPSWAGAQNPAFPTLDAAAIAGTEVARNFGVVRESRFYPPQTGQTASPGVVVYPHLYRPGTLGSLTLSLANAPSWPVQVRVDGNCDGDFDDPGEGFASLPQTLPVGPSWPREADGSLKACALEARVLVPPGVPAGAVDVALLQGALAWANNPGVVDLRSLADTTTVSGGEVRLEKKVRNVTQGTGFGTVGEGRPGEVLEYCVAYRNLGTAPVSQFLLTDPIPFFTDPLPSVPDYGGKAIRWSHGSATLYLTASPADDAGEISGGVVRVEVGNVGPGEAGEVCYRAQIR, encoded by the coding sequence ATGAGAGCCATCTTGGTCCTCCTGGTCCTCCTCCCGGGCCTCGCCCAGGCTCAGGTGGTCACGCCCTTCGCGAAGCGCTTTGAGGCCAACGAGCGGGGCGAGATCCGCATGGTGGGCAACACCCTGATGTGCGCCCAGGGCTCAGGAACGTACGGTTGCAACACCACGACGATGAACAATCCAAACGCGAACAACAACACCAATATGGTCTTCCTGAACGCCGACCCCGCCAACCCCACCTGGCCCACGGGAAGAGGGGGCTCCAGCGCCGCCCAGCTCAGCCTTCCTCCCGGCGCCCAGGTCCTGTGGGCGGGCCTCTACTGGGGGGCTAGGGCTGGCCAGAGCGCTTCCGGGCGGAACACCATCTACCTCAAGCCCCCGGGGGCCACGGCCTACCAGGCCATCACGGGCTCCCTTCTCGGTACCATAACCACTCAGGGGACCTCCACCTCCCGCCCCTACGTGGCCTTCGCCGACGTCACGGGCCTGGTGGCTTCTGCAGGGAGCGGTACCTACTGGGTGGGCGGCATCCTGGCGCAGACAGGCAACGATGGCCTTGGCTACTACGCGGGCTGGAGCCTGGTGGTGGTCTACCGCGACCCCAGCGCCACCTTCAAGAATCTGGTGGTCTACGACGGCCTGGCGAGTGTTAGTAGCGGTAACAACGTGCTCATCACCCTCTCGGGCTTCCTCACCCCCTTGGTGGGCCCCGTGAACGCCCGGGTGGGGGCTGTGGCCTACGAGGGAGACGGGGGCATCACCGGGGACCAGCTCCTCCTCAACGGCTCCGCCTTGAGCGACGCGCAGAACCCGGTGAACAACTTTTTCAATAGTTCCATCTCTGACCTGGGAAGCCGTTTCACCAACAAGACTCCGGACTTCGTGAACCAGATGGCTGTGGACGTGGACCTGGTGGACGCCACCGGGAGGATCCCCAACGGGGCCACCTCCGCCACGGTCCAGTTTACGTCTTCACAAGACGTGTACTTCCCCGCGGTCATGGCCTTCGCCGTGGACCTTTACCTCCCCGACCTCGTCACCACCTTCACCAAGACCGTCTCCGACCTCAACGGCGGGGACCTACGGGTGGGGGACCTCCTGGAGTACGCCGTGAGCTTCACCAACACCGGCCTGGACGGGGCCACCAACGTGGTGGTGGTGGACCCCATCCCGGCGGGCACCCAGTACGTCCCGGGAAGCCTCCGGGTGGTGCAAAACGCCCTGGGGGCGCCCACCGGCACCTTCACGGACGCCCCCGGTGACGACATCGCCGAGTACAGCCCAAGCTGCCCCGAGGCCGGGGGAGGGCCTTGCGTGCGCTTCCGGCTTGGCACCGGGGCGAACGCCAGCCAAGGGGGCCTCATCCCCCCCGGGCAAGGGGCGGAGGTGCGCTTCCGGGTGCAGGTCCTCCCCGAGGCCGCGGGCAGCACCCTTGTCAACACCGCCAGGGTGAACTACAACGCCCAGACCCTGGGGACCAGCTACAGCAAGGAGGCCACCGTGAGCGCTTCGGTCACGGTGGTGGGCTTCACCCTGGCGGGCCAGGTCTACCACGACCTCGAGCCCAACGGCCTCAAGTCCCCCGGGGAGAGCTGGAGCGACGGGGCCACGGTCTGGGTGAAGCTCCTCCAAGGGGGAAGCGTGGTGGCCCAGGTCCAGGTGGACCCGGGAAGCGGCGTCTTCAGCTTCACGGGCGTGGCCCCGGGGAGCTACACCCTCTTCCTGGACGACAACAATAACCTCTCGGACACCACCCCCACCCCCCCTTCGGGCTGGCTCTTCGTCAACCCCCCCTCGGGTAGCCTCAGCCTGAACGTCTCCCAGAACCTCTCGGGCCTGGACTTCGGCCTCTTCCACGGGGCGAGGCTCGTGGGCACCGTCTTCTACGACGACGGGGAAGGGGGCGGGGCCGCCAACGACGCCTGGCAGACGGGCGGGGAAAGGGGCGTCCCCGGCGTGGCGGTCACCGCCCAGGGAAGCGCCGCCCGCTCGGCCACCACCGACGGCCAGGGCCGTTACGTCCTCTACGTCCCCTGGAACTTCGGCTCCTTCACCCTCTCCCACCCCTTGCGCCCGGCCACGGGCTGGAACGACGGGAGCACGGCCCATAAGGTCCCCAGCTGGGCCGGGGCGCAAAACCCCGCCTTCCCCACCCTGGACGCCGCGGCCATCGCCGGAACCGAGGTGGCCCGCAACTTCGGCGTGGTGCGGGAAAGCCGCTTTTATCCGCCGCAAACAGGCCAGACGGCAAGCCCCGGGGTGGTGGTCTACCCCCACCTCTACCGCCCGGGCACCCTGGGAAGCCTCACCCTCTCCCTAGCTAACGCCCCCTCCTGGCCGGTCCAGGTTCGGGTGGACGGGAACTGCGACGGAGACTTTGACGACCCCGGGGAGGGCTTCGCTTCCCTGCCCCAGACCCTCCCCGTGGGCCCCTCCTGGCCCCGGGAAGCCGACGGGAGCCTGAAGGCCTGCGCCCTGGAAGCCCGGGTCCTGGTGCCCCCGGGGGTGCCTGCGGGGGCCGTGGACGTGGCCCTCCTCCAAGGGGCCCTCGCCTGGGCCAACAACCCCGGGGTGGTGGACCTGCGGAGCCTTGCCGACACCACCACGGTCTCAGGGGGCGAGGTCCGCCTGGAGAAAAAGGTGCGGAACGTCACCCAGGGCACGGGCTTCGGCACCGTGGGGGAGGGGAGGCCGGGGGAGGTGCTGGAGTACTGCGTGGCCTACCGCAACCTGGGCACGGCCCCCGTGAGCCAGTTCCTCCTCACCGACCCCATTCCCTTCTTCACGGACCCCCTCCCCTCCGTGCCCGACTACGGGGGGAAGGCCATCCGCTGGAGCCACGGAAGCGCCACCCTCTACCTCACCGCCTCCCCAGCGGACGACGCCGGGGAGATCTCGGGCGGGGTGGTGCGGGTGGAGGTGGGCAACGTGGGCCCGGGGGAGGCGGGGGAGGTGTGCTACCGGGCCCAGATCCGCTGA
- a CDS encoding IS5 family transposase (programmed frameshift) yields MSSRRSYPSDLSDAEWALLEPLIPAPKPGGRPAKVPRREIVNAILYVLENGIKWRAMPHDLPHWSTVYHYFRKWQKEGIWEKAVQALARQDREREGRQASPSALVMDSQSVKTTEKGGPEGNDGAKKVKGRKRQILTDTGGRLLKAFVHPANEHDKRGGEALLLGMDLSLWPRVRKLFVDWGYRGLKGLASSLGLELEVVARPYAGVRGVWVREGEKAPELPRERGFKPLPKRWVVERTFAWLGRNRRLAKDYEANPGVSEAWVYLGMLRLLVKRLARAA; encoded by the exons GTGAGCTCTAGACGATCTTACCCCAGCGACCTCAGCGATGCGGAGTGGGCCCTCCTGGAGCCCCTCATCCCCGCCCCCAAGCCCGGCGGCCGCCCCGCCAAGGTGCCGAGGAGGGAGATTGTTAACGCCATCCTTTACGTCCTGGAAAACGGCATCAAGTGGCGGGCCATGCCCCATGATCTGCCCCACTGGTCCACCGTCTACCACTACTTCCGCAAGTGGCAGAAGGAAGGCATTTGGGAGAAGGCCGTCCAGGCCCTGGCCCGCCAGGACCGGGAGCGAGAAGGGAGGCAAGCTTCGCCCAGCGCTCTGGTGATGGATAGCCAGTCCGTGAAGACCACGGAAAAAGGGGGCCCCGAGGGAA ACGACGGGGCCAAAAAGGTCAAGGGGAGAAAGCGCCAGATCCTGACGGACACGGGGGGCCGCTTGCTGAAGGCCTTCGTGCACCCGGCCAACGAGCACGACAAGCGGGGTGGGGAGGCCTTGCTCCTGGGGATGGACCTCTCCCTTTGGCCAAGGGTGCGGAAGCTGTTTGTGGACTGGGGGTACCGGGGCCTCAAGGGGCTCGCTTCTTCCCTGGGGCTGGAGCTTGAGGTGGTGGCCCGTCCCTACGCGGGGGTGCGAGGGGTCTGGGTGCGGGAGGGGGAGAAGGCGCCGGAGCTTCCGCGGGAGAGGGGGTTCAAGCCCTTGCCCAAGCGGTGGGTGGTGGAGCGGACCTTTGCCTGGCTGGGGCGGAATCGGCGGCTCGCCAAGGACTATGAAGCCAACCCTGGGGTGAGCGAGGCCTGGGTGTATCTGGGCATGCTACGCTTGTTGGTGAAGCGGCTGGCTAGGGCCGCATGA
- a CDS encoding ArsR/SmtB family transcription factor — translation MRGKDVTQGRLEALAHPARVAMVRLLAELPDEHTARDPRCGTAYGVCFCHLQEKTGLSAPTVSHHLRILREAGLVEGVRVGRWTYYRLRPGALEALAHELLRLAQQARKALEAERAV, via the coding sequence ATGCGCGGGAAAGACGTGACTCAAGGCCGCCTCGAGGCCCTGGCCCATCCCGCCAGGGTGGCCATGGTCCGCCTTCTGGCGGAACTCCCCGACGAGCACACCGCCCGCGATCCCCGCTGCGGCACGGCCTACGGGGTCTGCTTCTGCCACCTGCAGGAGAAAACAGGCCTCTCCGCCCCCACGGTAAGCCACCACCTGCGGATCCTTCGGGAGGCGGGCCTGGTGGAGGGGGTGCGGGTGGGCCGGTGGACCTACTACCGCCTCCGCCCAGGGGCCCTGGAAGCCCTGGCTCACGAACTCCTGCGCCTGGCCCAGCAGGCGAGGAAAGCTCTGGAAGCCGAAAGGGCGGTCTAG
- a CDS encoding arsenate reductase (azurin) small subunit yields the protein MAQTLSRRRFVQLTAAATALFAAGGKAQLWYAPSLTYPAVKVANLSQVKTGQPITFNYPDASSPAILVKLGRPAIGGVGRERDIVAFSALCTHMGCPVQYEGGRFLCRCHYSMFDPAKAGQPYQGLASSWLPQIPLRVDGKGDIYAVAVAGLIWGRVKNV from the coding sequence ATGGCGCAAACCCTGAGCCGGAGGCGTTTTGTTCAGCTCACCGCCGCGGCCACGGCCCTTTTCGCCGCAGGCGGCAAGGCCCAGCTCTGGTACGCCCCGAGCCTCACCTACCCCGCGGTGAAGGTGGCCAACCTTTCCCAGGTCAAGACGGGCCAGCCCATCACCTTCAACTACCCCGACGCCTCCTCCCCCGCCATCCTGGTCAAGCTCGGCCGGCCCGCCATCGGCGGGGTGGGGCGGGAGCGGGACATCGTGGCCTTCTCCGCCCTCTGCACCCACATGGGCTGCCCCGTCCAGTACGAGGGAGGCCGCTTCCTCTGCCGCTGCCACTACTCCATGTTTGACCCCGCCAAGGCGGGCCAGCCCTACCAGGGCCTGGCCAGCTCCTGGCTCCCCCAGATTCCCCTTCGCGTGGACGGCAAGGGCGACATCTACGCCGTGGCCGTGGCGGGCCTCATCTGGGGCCGCGTGAAGAACGTGTGA